One Pseudoalteromonas sp. NC201 DNA segment encodes these proteins:
- a CDS encoding PKD domain-containing protein: MDLHKYIPLRTTLITLLTGVLVACGGDSDNDINKPTNSLPIAQAGENQTVDEKATVTLHGSGTDNDGVIKSYQWQQLSGPPVLLSDQSNAISSFVAPDVTENEELSFELTVIDDEGGSATDQVVVTVNNLNNITIQLQVPQSIAKGSWAQLKADISSAVEIDSIVWEESTDIELNIDNDKPDFASLKIPEDYTGDNLEFTVTVSDKSGYSISASANVEVAEAIDFVDYTGDHDEQPLENAEVIATLDPSSELKPATRAVDGYTTFIVDGQSGVEITPEMGRLTLTAGALSDIQVGDIIVGVTTDGDTGFMREVLDINGNILTTSQAPLHKAFPDADVKLDLVITNQAATLNQSISTANNTVQSSVDVPILTFSRTLQQKLSPEVTSVVELKMNSSAQIGIEFSIIRGEVTHFSTIAQADYLTNTYLKANYSYKGGLNKSKVFNPIINKNVKLFVGPIPLFLNVKLHPQLGANVIVADKANLKMGISASGNYRTGFKYQNEKLSPVHSFVPVISQIGPEYELSGETSAKVKAELQFMLSAYELSVPLPFGNKIELDGPGAGLAMGPYAKYAAKANYKSADHEPNCKLELSVGLGVNANLDYGFVGDILGLTSKAKKKKIPLYDLEQPIWGSEVCPFETQFNTLTGAISDVDGSPISDADVSLTSVSTGFSQQLSSDTSGAFSSPPLAVGDYHVIASKSGFQPERITITVTEDTNQPVQLILLSGEPVDGSNPIDDNLGNPRKQARVTGDPNLRTFDGLNYGFNGVGEYILAKSNIDTFEIQGRYVAVPGNQHVSFNAAVAANVAGTRVTFYPNDEGLAVLIDGQLQTLNNGASELSNQASIFKQNNRHYEITWPDTSLLKVYRRGEFVETEVLLPNSRAGSVNGLLGYFDGNVDNDLTDANGNQIEDQGNFNQLYDIYGNSWRVTSESSLFDYFNDETPESFVDLNFPRTLLTQARLEAQIGSAEYQRVKELCQKYVSIKSRLEACIIDVALTGNESDLSAYRAISEPTSELTLKVPPQITILSPTPGAILSSNILIEGKIETVQSSIAKLFISINGEAKRDISFALNSGSFALTQPAESFVQGENNIILYATDSQGSRANSIIGFTFDSNVAPAAGGDLIVFNDVNILDDERIYKADNTQFAKNLASFSGNSLRAQGSKIVLDRSHDSRCSWSCQSINYLYSTWEDLGFEVITYQSLEDWDLDDPQIKLIVLWTPLNSYSPDEVSRLKQFAAQGGRIVFVGEHELFYGLKGIEVENNFLISMGAFMRNIGKDVYGGNHYFDVGEDNQHQTVQNVETLVFNRVSLLSLGPNDYPLVKSADGLDVIAGVARIDINNQSNERQQYYFMLHQSNKPKNPPSPIVSDRSTN, from the coding sequence ATGGATCTGCATAAATACATTCCTCTACGCACAACCCTAATTACGTTGTTAACAGGCGTTTTAGTCGCATGTGGTGGGGACTCAGATAACGATATAAATAAACCAACGAACAGCCTACCGATTGCTCAAGCAGGAGAAAATCAAACGGTCGATGAAAAGGCAACCGTCACATTACACGGTAGTGGCACAGATAACGATGGGGTGATTAAAAGCTACCAGTGGCAGCAACTTTCAGGCCCACCAGTTTTGCTATCGGACCAAAGCAACGCAATTTCCTCATTTGTGGCTCCAGATGTCACAGAAAACGAGGAGTTAAGCTTCGAATTAACAGTTATTGATGATGAAGGAGGAAGTGCTACTGATCAGGTAGTTGTTACCGTAAACAACCTGAACAACATAACGATTCAATTGCAAGTACCTCAGAGCATCGCGAAAGGGTCGTGGGCACAATTAAAAGCAGATATATCGAGTGCCGTTGAAATTGACAGCATTGTATGGGAAGAATCAACAGATATAGAGCTTAACATTGATAACGATAAACCCGATTTTGCTTCACTAAAAATCCCTGAAGACTACACTGGAGATAACCTTGAGTTTACGGTCACAGTCTCAGATAAATCAGGCTACTCTATCTCTGCAAGCGCCAATGTAGAAGTTGCTGAAGCAATAGATTTTGTTGACTACACAGGTGACCATGATGAGCAACCGCTTGAAAATGCTGAAGTCATCGCTACATTAGACCCGAGCAGCGAATTGAAACCGGCAACAAGAGCCGTTGACGGTTACACAACCTTTATCGTTGATGGCCAATCGGGAGTAGAAATTACCCCAGAGATGGGTAGGCTCACACTCACCGCAGGTGCGTTAAGCGACATACAAGTCGGTGATATTATAGTCGGTGTCACCACTGATGGCGACACCGGGTTTATGCGTGAGGTTCTTGATATTAATGGTAATATTTTAACTACCTCGCAAGCACCATTACACAAAGCTTTTCCAGATGCAGACGTTAAACTAGACCTTGTTATCACGAACCAAGCAGCGACACTTAATCAGTCGATTTCAACTGCTAATAATACGGTACAGTCGAGTGTAGATGTTCCTATCTTAACGTTCTCAAGAACACTGCAACAAAAACTAAGCCCTGAAGTCACGTCTGTTGTAGAACTAAAGATGAACTCAAGCGCCCAGATAGGAATAGAGTTTTCAATTATTCGTGGTGAGGTAACTCACTTTTCTACAATTGCTCAAGCAGATTACCTCACTAATACTTATCTAAAAGCGAACTACAGTTACAAAGGAGGCCTGAACAAAAGCAAGGTATTCAATCCCATTATTAACAAAAATGTTAAGCTATTCGTGGGGCCTATTCCTTTATTTTTAAACGTCAAATTACACCCACAACTTGGCGCTAATGTTATTGTTGCTGATAAAGCAAATTTAAAGATGGGTATTAGTGCATCAGGAAACTATAGAACCGGATTCAAATATCAAAACGAAAAACTGAGCCCAGTTCACAGCTTTGTGCCTGTCATATCTCAAATTGGACCTGAATACGAACTATCAGGTGAAACATCAGCAAAAGTAAAAGCAGAGCTACAGTTTATGCTTTCTGCTTACGAGTTGTCTGTACCATTACCATTTGGGAATAAGATAGAGTTAGATGGCCCTGGAGCAGGGTTAGCAATGGGCCCATATGCAAAATATGCTGCTAAAGCAAACTACAAAAGCGCAGATCATGAGCCAAATTGTAAACTTGAACTCTCAGTAGGATTAGGAGTTAATGCCAACCTAGATTACGGCTTTGTAGGCGATATTCTTGGGCTGACAAGTAAAGCTAAGAAGAAAAAGATTCCTCTTTATGATTTGGAGCAACCAATTTGGGGCTCTGAAGTATGCCCATTTGAGACTCAATTCAATACGCTTACAGGTGCTATCTCCGACGTTGACGGTAGCCCCATATCAGACGCTGATGTGTCACTAACAAGCGTAAGCACTGGGTTTTCTCAACAATTATCATCCGATACCAGTGGCGCCTTTAGTTCTCCACCACTCGCAGTTGGTGATTATCATGTGATCGCTTCTAAATCGGGTTTTCAACCAGAGCGCATTACAATCACTGTTACCGAGGACACCAACCAACCAGTTCAATTAATTCTGCTCAGTGGTGAGCCCGTAGATGGTAGCAACCCAATTGACGACAACCTAGGCAACCCGCGCAAGCAGGCTCGTGTCACAGGAGACCCAAACTTACGTACGTTTGACGGCTTAAACTATGGATTTAATGGCGTTGGTGAGTATATCTTAGCCAAGTCCAATATCGACACTTTTGAGATTCAGGGCCGTTATGTCGCAGTCCCTGGCAATCAACACGTGTCTTTCAATGCCGCTGTCGCCGCAAATGTCGCAGGAACAAGAGTCACCTTTTACCCCAATGATGAAGGCCTTGCCGTGCTTATTGATGGTCAATTACAAACATTGAATAACGGTGCTAGTGAGCTTTCTAATCAAGCAAGTATCTTTAAACAAAATAATCGTCATTACGAAATAACTTGGCCAGACACCTCATTACTAAAAGTGTATCGGCGGGGTGAGTTTGTCGAGACAGAAGTGCTTTTACCAAACTCTCGTGCAGGCAGCGTTAATGGGTTACTAGGATACTTTGATGGCAACGTCGACAATGACTTAACGGATGCTAACGGCAATCAAATTGAAGACCAAGGTAACTTCAATCAACTTTATGATATTTACGGCAATAGTTGGCGTGTAACATCCGAATCCTCTTTGTTCGACTACTTCAATGATGAGACCCCTGAAAGCTTCGTTGACCTTAACTTTCCACGAACATTGTTAACTCAAGCGAGGTTAGAGGCACAAATTGGTAGTGCGGAATATCAACGGGTTAAAGAATTGTGCCAAAAGTATGTAAGCATAAAAAGCAGGCTTGAAGCATGTATCATAGATGTTGCTTTAACAGGAAACGAAAGCGATTTAAGCGCTTATCGCGCAATTTCGGAGCCAACATCTGAGTTAACATTAAAAGTTCCACCACAAATCACAATATTGTCTCCAACACCTGGCGCAATTTTGAGTAGTAACATCTTAATAGAAGGCAAGATTGAAACAGTTCAATCAAGTATCGCCAAATTATTTATTTCTATAAATGGAGAGGCTAAAAGAGACATTAGCTTTGCGCTTAATAGTGGCAGTTTCGCACTCACTCAACCAGCGGAGTCTTTTGTTCAAGGTGAAAACAACATTATACTCTATGCGACAGATAGTCAGGGGAGCCGAGCAAATTCAATTATTGGTTTTACGTTTGACAGTAACGTCGCACCTGCAGCTGGTGGAGATTTAATCGTATTCAATGATGTCAATATTCTAGATGATGAGCGGATTTACAAAGCTGATAACACGCAATTTGCGAAAAACCTAGCCAGTTTTTCAGGAAACAGCCTCCGTGCCCAAGGTTCTAAAATAGTCCTAGATCGATCTCATGATTCTCGCTGCAGTTGGTCATGCCAATCTATTAATTACCTGTACAGTACTTGGGAAGATTTAGGCTTTGAAGTTATTACATATCAGTCTCTAGAAGATTGGGATCTTGATGACCCACAAATAAAACTTATCGTACTCTGGACTCCACTTAACTCATATTCTCCGGATGAAGTCAGTCGCTTAAAACAATTTGCTGCACAGGGGGGAAGAATTGTATTTGTCGGTGAGCACGAGCTGTTCTATGGGCTAAAAGGCATTGAAGTTGAAAACAACTTCCTTATCAGTATGGGGGCATTTATGCGTAACATTGGAAAAGATGTATACGGCGGCAACCATTATTTTGATGTCGGTGAAGATAACCAACATCAAACAGTTCAGAATGTAGAAACTTTGGTATTCAACAGAGTATCCCTACTCTCTCTCGGTCCAAACGACTACCCCTTGGTGAAGAGTGCCGATGGTTTAGACGTAATAGCAGGAGTTGCACGTATTGATATCAATAATCAATCCAATGAACGCCAACAATATTACTTTATGCTACACCAGAGTAATAAGCCCAAAAACCCACCATCACCTATCGTAAGTGATCGCTCAACAAACTAA
- a CDS encoding complement resistance protein TraT gives MEHGTISQQSTGKSISGVWNLPLLLCLLFLLVQLAGCNAMHTAVKKRDLRVETKMSDSIFLDPVSQDKRTVFLQLRNTSDKQDLVIANEIQTALLSKGYKVVNDPDAAHFWIQANILKAGRTTADENRGILAQGYGGAVAGAIVGVQFGSGRGQAAAGLLGAAAGFVADAMVEDVYFNIVTDLQVSERAKSGVEVQEGNRAKLKQGNSGYKSVTSNEVTDRKKYQTRIVSTANKVNLEFVEARPKLVQGLVNSISGLL, from the coding sequence ATGGAACACGGCACTATATCACAACAATCTACAGGAAAATCTATATCAGGCGTTTGGAATTTGCCTTTACTGCTTTGTTTGCTCTTTCTGTTAGTGCAGCTGGCTGGGTGTAATGCGATGCACACTGCGGTGAAAAAGCGAGATTTAAGAGTTGAAACTAAAATGAGCGACTCTATATTTCTAGATCCAGTCAGTCAGGACAAGCGCACAGTGTTTTTGCAACTCAGAAACACATCGGATAAGCAGGATTTAGTCATCGCTAACGAGATACAAACTGCATTATTGTCAAAAGGCTACAAGGTTGTTAATGACCCAGATGCAGCGCACTTTTGGATCCAAGCGAATATTCTCAAAGCTGGCAGAACAACCGCTGATGAAAATCGAGGAATTTTAGCCCAAGGCTATGGTGGGGCTGTAGCGGGTGCTATTGTTGGTGTTCAGTTTGGTAGTGGTCGAGGACAAGCTGCTGCAGGCTTGCTTGGCGCAGCTGCGGGCTTTGTTGCTGATGCAATGGTGGAAGACGTTTATTTTAATATTGTTACTGACTTACAGGTTTCTGAGCGCGCGAAATCGGGTGTCGAAGTACAAGAAGGTAATAGAGCTAAACTAAAGCAAGGTAACTCAGGCTATAAATCGGTGACTTCAAACGAGGTGACCGACCGTAAAAAGTATCAAACACGGATCGTTTCTACAGCGAATAAAGTAAATCTGGAATTCGTTGAGGCTCGACCCAAGCTAGTCCAAGGTTTAGTAAATTCTATTTCGGGCCTGTTGTAG
- a CDS encoding type 1 glutamine amidotransferase — translation MHIHFIVHEHFEAPGAYESWANKRGHTITYSRVYQGEALPKNIEDLDFLIVMGGPQDPSTTIEQCPHFDAKGEQEVILNSITAGKVVLGICLGSQLIGEALGATFEPSPEREIGKYPITLTEAGMTHPLFSHFGKVLDVGHWHNDMPGLTNGAQVIAYSAGCPRQIVAYRDLVYGFQCHMEFTKDIVALLIENDDLSDALQHPFVDEPEVLLNHNYDEMNQKLYGFLDKLESFYKSQS, via the coding sequence ATGCATATTCACTTTATCGTTCATGAACATTTTGAAGCGCCCGGCGCCTATGAATCTTGGGCAAATAAACGCGGCCATACCATTACTTACTCGCGAGTTTATCAAGGAGAAGCGCTCCCAAAAAATATCGAAGACTTAGATTTTTTGATTGTCATGGGAGGACCTCAAGATCCGTCAACAACTATTGAGCAATGCCCACACTTCGATGCAAAAGGTGAGCAAGAAGTCATCTTGAACTCGATTACCGCCGGAAAGGTTGTGCTTGGTATATGCTTAGGGTCGCAACTCATTGGTGAAGCGTTAGGTGCAACATTTGAACCTAGCCCTGAGCGTGAAATAGGAAAATACCCGATAACTTTGACGGAAGCCGGGATGACACACCCACTATTTAGCCATTTTGGAAAAGTGTTGGATGTTGGCCATTGGCATAATGATATGCCAGGGCTCACCAATGGAGCACAAGTGATTGCATATAGCGCGGGGTGCCCAAGGCAAATTGTCGCCTATAGAGACCTAGTATACGGTTTTCAATGCCATATGGAATTTACCAAAGATATCGTCGCATTACTGATTGAAAATGACGACCTCAGTGACGCGTTGCAGCATCCATTTGTAGATGAGCCAGAGGTTTTACTGAACCATAACTATGACGAAATGAACCAAAAACTGTATGGTTTTTTAGATAAGTTAGAAAGCTTTTATAAATCACAGTCCTGA
- a CDS encoding AraC family transcriptional regulator — MQANDLIKGSPNKQIITKTTNMASGYVDDFHSHSWHQIVFPLQGLLQSSIGDKSGIVPHNGMLYIPANTVHKSIAITNTQFLAIYLNPDKYVQYGDKPKSCLVTPFIKALILLLFENETLTQAESNITHLLTVLRDQITIANHYEIPLLIPTDKRLLSIFLQLKEQPDLPFTLKEWATKVGASERTLSRLCSREFSQSFSRWRQNVRLVLSLQLLGSQKSIQEIAIELGYASDSAFVQAFKKLFNQTPRKYRIANLQHNVNLF; from the coding sequence ATGCAAGCTAATGACCTTATTAAAGGTTCTCCTAATAAACAAATCATAACTAAAACGACGAATATGGCTTCTGGCTATGTTGATGACTTCCACTCGCATTCGTGGCATCAAATTGTGTTTCCTTTGCAGGGGCTGCTGCAATCAAGTATCGGCGATAAAAGCGGGATTGTTCCTCACAATGGCATGCTCTACATACCCGCAAATACAGTGCATAAATCCATAGCGATCACAAATACACAGTTTTTGGCGATTTACCTTAATCCCGACAAATATGTTCAGTATGGAGACAAACCAAAATCCTGTCTGGTAACGCCATTTATTAAAGCATTAATACTGCTTCTATTTGAAAACGAGACGCTCACTCAAGCAGAGTCCAATATCACACATTTGCTAACGGTATTGCGGGATCAAATCACGATCGCAAACCATTATGAAATACCCCTACTCATACCTACCGATAAACGCCTTTTATCCATTTTCTTACAGCTTAAAGAGCAACCGGATCTACCATTTACTTTAAAGGAATGGGCAACAAAAGTAGGCGCTTCTGAGCGCACTTTGTCGCGATTGTGCTCAAGAGAGTTTTCTCAATCATTTTCACGGTGGAGACAAAATGTGAGGTTAGTTTTATCTTTGCAATTGTTAGGGTCGCAAAAGAGCATACAGGAAATTGCTATTGAGTTGGGGTACGCTTCTGACTCTGCGTTTGTTCAAGCGTTTAAGAAATTGTTCAACCAAACACCGAGAAAGTACCGAATTGCCAACTTACAGCACAACGTAAATTTATTTTGA
- a CDS encoding S9 family peptidase yields the protein MLRILLCASLGLAPSFGLVAKEVMTPDKLWQVKRVSALGLSKDNTHVIYRVTTPSVENNDFDSKVYQVPLKGGASQLLSAYQGILSDDNISPDGSKKLFHDTVNVEAVLATDRHKALTQADAYVFDDLNYRHWDTWKDGSVKHVLYQDLITEEKVDIMKGMPFDSPTSPFGGSSDYVWGPKGENIYYVSKKLTGAEYASSTNTDIYRYNLASKKTTNLTEQNLGYDKSPEFSSTGLLAFLRMDEAGNEADKNDIIVKLGDREVNLTAHWDGTVSSFEWSHDGKHIYFIAPVDGTIQLFQVAVSSKTKANPKIKQLTKGMFDVNSIVAALDDQLVVTRNSMNRAKEIFRFDLNSKKLVALTNVNEAFYADLDLPNVEKRMVKTKDGEDMLTWVIYPPNFDKRKQYPTLLYLQGGPQSPLSQFYSFRWNFQVMASQGYIVVAPNRRGMPGHGVKWNKDISQDWGGKVMQDYLDAIDDVAKESYVDNKRIAAVGASFGGYSAFYLAGNHDGRFKTFIAHCGIFDLRSMYGTTEEMFFVNNELGGAYWEQNNAAISKAYNQFNPISYVDKWDAPMFVIHGGKDYRVPLSQGMQAFQAAKLRGLKSRFLYFPEENHWVLTPQNGIVWQREFFKWLEETL from the coding sequence ATGTTGCGAATTCTTTTATGTGCTAGCTTAGGATTAGCACCAAGTTTTGGGTTAGTTGCCAAAGAGGTAATGACCCCTGACAAGCTTTGGCAAGTAAAGCGCGTAAGTGCGCTTGGGTTATCTAAAGACAACACCCATGTAATTTATCGAGTTACAACGCCAAGCGTTGAAAACAATGACTTTGATAGCAAAGTTTATCAAGTGCCGTTAAAGGGTGGGGCGTCTCAGCTTTTAAGCGCGTATCAAGGAATATTGTCAGACGACAACATTTCACCAGATGGCAGCAAAAAACTATTTCATGACACCGTCAATGTTGAAGCTGTGTTAGCCACGGATAGACACAAAGCGCTTACGCAAGCAGATGCGTATGTATTTGATGATTTAAACTACCGCCATTGGGATACCTGGAAAGACGGCAGTGTTAAACATGTGCTCTATCAGGATCTAATCACAGAAGAAAAAGTCGACATCATGAAAGGGATGCCTTTTGATAGTCCGACCTCACCATTTGGTGGTTCAAGCGATTATGTTTGGGGTCCAAAAGGTGAAAATATTTACTATGTCAGTAAAAAGCTGACTGGCGCAGAATATGCGAGCAGCACCAACACAGATATTTATCGTTATAACTTAGCGAGCAAGAAAACCACCAATCTAACCGAGCAAAACTTGGGTTATGATAAAAGCCCTGAGTTCTCATCGACAGGGTTGCTGGCTTTCTTACGTATGGATGAAGCCGGTAACGAGGCGGATAAAAATGACATTATCGTTAAGTTGGGTGACAGAGAAGTCAACTTAACTGCGCACTGGGACGGCACGGTAAGCAGTTTTGAGTGGAGTCACGATGGTAAGCATATTTATTTTATTGCACCAGTTGACGGGACAATCCAGCTATTTCAAGTAGCGGTGAGCAGCAAAACCAAAGCCAATCCAAAAATTAAGCAGCTAACTAAGGGCATGTTTGATGTAAATAGCATTGTCGCTGCCCTAGACGATCAGTTAGTTGTTACTCGCAATAGCATGAATCGAGCAAAAGAGATCTTCCGCTTTGATCTGAATAGTAAAAAGCTTGTTGCGCTGACAAATGTGAATGAGGCGTTTTATGCTGATTTGGATTTACCGAACGTTGAAAAGCGAATGGTGAAGACAAAAGACGGCGAAGACATGCTAACTTGGGTTATCTACCCACCTAATTTTGATAAGCGTAAGCAATATCCAACGCTGTTATACCTTCAAGGTGGTCCACAGTCGCCGTTATCACAGTTTTATTCCTTCCGCTGGAACTTCCAAGTGATGGCATCACAAGGCTACATTGTGGTTGCGCCAAACCGTCGTGGTATGCCTGGACACGGCGTGAAATGGAATAAAGATATCAGCCAAGATTGGGGGGGTAAGGTAATGCAAGATTACCTTGACGCTATCGACGATGTTGCGAAAGAGTCATATGTTGACAACAAACGTATCGCGGCAGTTGGTGCAAGTTTTGGTGGTTACTCTGCGTTTTACTTAGCTGGCAATCATGATGGTCGTTTCAAAACCTTTATCGCGCACTGTGGCATTTTTGATTTGCGCAGTATGTACGGCACAACCGAAGAAATGTTCTTCGTGAACAACGAATTGGGTGGCGCGTACTGGGAGCAAAACAATGCAGCAATCAGCAAGGCATACAATCAGTTTAACCCAATCAGCTATGTGGATAAGTGGGATGCGCCGATGTTCGTGATCCATGGTGGTAAAGACTACCGTGTACCGCTGAGCCAAGGAATGCAAGCCTTTCAAGCTGCTAAACTACGTGGCTTGAAAAGCCGTTTTCTTTATTTCCCTGAAGAAAACCACTGGGTACTGACACCGCAAAACGGAATAGTCTGGCAGCGTGAATTCTTCAAGTGGTTAGAAGAAACTTTATAA
- a CDS encoding alpha/beta hydrolase-fold protein, with the protein MKILLKSLMWLNCVLFALVTHAQIASKLQHITVSSKLVGGPVDVQIYLPFDFDVNRKEPYSTLYTTAGESRFDVLKAEVDWLSHTSFSPIPQLVIVRVPKLSFAGADKLSDQAYFALLARVLASEVEPTLIRQFNLSPFKVIEGYSSRAAIALNLLGEMPGYFQGAILSAPVWSHLPKLLKEDISDSITKGKLTNNLYISLGSFDENRPFFAALAVSKRHQHLMLEDLSQYHYHVGAQLALRHGLQHILGAIKLQDYAQFDKSGLNGLREYHQKLEQRYGYSIDINANQLALGQYLFAQGNTILGKNAFDELLTTMPNSVIYNLRYGQTLLNAGDTTQATLQLKRALLLATEQKNEEAKQYIEQVLSRL; encoded by the coding sequence ATGAAAATACTTTTAAAAAGTTTGATGTGGTTAAATTGCGTGTTGTTTGCGTTAGTTACTCACGCTCAGATAGCCTCAAAATTACAGCATATCACTGTGAGTTCAAAGTTAGTGGGAGGGCCTGTTGATGTACAAATATATTTGCCTTTTGATTTTGATGTTAACCGAAAAGAGCCATACTCAACGCTTTATACAACTGCGGGAGAGAGCCGTTTTGATGTACTGAAAGCTGAAGTGGACTGGCTGAGTCACACTAGTTTTTCACCTATCCCGCAACTTGTGATCGTGCGAGTGCCCAAATTGAGTTTTGCTGGGGCTGACAAGTTATCTGACCAAGCGTATTTTGCCTTGCTAGCTCGCGTGTTAGCAAGTGAAGTTGAACCAACACTAATACGGCAATTTAATCTTTCGCCGTTTAAAGTCATTGAAGGGTACTCAAGCAGGGCGGCGATTGCCTTGAATTTATTAGGAGAAATGCCCGGGTATTTCCAAGGTGCAATATTGTCTGCGCCAGTTTGGAGTCACCTCCCCAAACTACTAAAAGAGGATATTAGTGACAGCATCACCAAGGGCAAGCTCACCAATAACCTATATATCAGCCTTGGCAGCTTTGATGAAAATAGACCGTTTTTTGCTGCGCTCGCCGTTTCAAAACGACACCAACACCTGATGCTAGAAGACTTAAGTCAATATCATTATCATGTAGGCGCACAGCTAGCGCTAAGACATGGATTACAACATATTCTTGGCGCAATAAAGCTTCAAGATTATGCTCAATTTGACAAGTCAGGCCTGAATGGGTTGCGAGAATATCACCAAAAACTAGAACAGCGCTATGGGTACTCGATTGATATTAATGCCAACCAGCTTGCTCTAGGGCAATATTTATTCGCGCAAGGCAATACAATACTTGGAAAAAACGCGTTCGATGAGCTACTTACAACTATGCCTAACTCTGTTATTTACAATTTACGTTATGGGCAGACTCTTTTGAATGCGGGCGATACAACACAAGCAACACTTCAGCTAAAGCGTGCCTTGCTGCTAGCAACA